AAATACTGTAACTTCCTACTTCAACCTTCCCACTTCAAACCAAAACCTCCTTTCTATCAAAACATAACAACAAACCAAACCACAACAGCTACCAAAAACCAAACAGAATTCTTAGCTTTGCACCGCAAAAAATGATTTATAAATGAGCGTTACCCTTCAAGATATTATTGGACATGCCAAAGAGTATGGATTTGTTTTTCCTTCATCGGAGATTTATGATGGCCTACAGGCTGTTTATGATTACGGTCAAAACGGTGTTGAATTAAAAAACAACCTTAAAAATGCATGGTGGAAATCCATGACACAGCTGCATGACAATATTGTAGGTATAGACGCCGCTATATTTATGCATCCACTTACTTGGAAAGCTTCTGGACACGTGGATGGATTTAATGATCCTATGATCGATAACAAAGACAGCAAAAAACGCTATCGTGCCGATCAGTTATTGGAAGGAAAAGCAGAAGAAATGACACTGGCTGGAAATAAAGCCGCTGGAGATGCTTTACTTGCCAAAATGGGTCAATTGCTAAGTGCTGAAGACCTTGAGGGTGTTCGAAACTTGATCATAGAAGAAAACATCGTATGTCCTGTTTCTAAAACTGCAAATTGGACTGAGGTTCGTCAATTCAACTTAATGTTTTCTACGCAGGTAGGAAGTGTTGCCGAAGACTCCAGCCAGATATATCTAAGACCAGAAACTGCACAAGGAATTTTTGTAAACTTCCTGAATGTTCAAAAAAGTGGTCGAATGAAAGTGCCTTTTGGTATCGCACAGATAGGAAAAGCATTTAGAAATGAAATCGTTGCCCGTCAGTTCATTTTCCGTATGCGTGAATTTGAGCAAATGGAAATGCAATTTTTTGTACGACCTGGCAGCGAAATGGAATGGTACGAAAAATGGAAAGAAACAAGATTGAAGTTCCACAAAGCGATTGGACTTCCAGCTGAGAAATTACAGTTTCATGATCACGATAAGCTAGCTCACTATGCCAATGCCGCTGTGGATATCGAATTCCAATTCCCATTTGGATTCCGTGAGATTGAAGGAATTCACTCTCGTACTGATTTCGATTTAAAAAGCCATCAAGAACTATCCAAAAAGAAGCAACAATACTTTGACCCAGAAGTGAATCCAGAAACCAACAAACCATACGGAAACTATATTCCTTACGTAGTGGAAACATCTGTAGGAGCTGATAGACTTTTCTTGGCAGCATTTAGTAATTCATTCGTAAAAGAATCAGGCGAAAAGGAAAGAATTTACCTTGACCTCCACCCTGCCCTCGCTCCTTTCAAAGCTGCGATTTTGCCATTGGTTAAAAAAGATGGATTAAAAGAAATTGCTGAAGACCTTGCAAATTCTCTCAAGTCCAGCTTTAGAACCACTTATGATGATGGTGGAGCAATAGGAAAGCGTTACACACGTCAGGACCTCATAGGAACTCCATATTGCATTGCAGTGGATTACGAAACAAAAGACGACAACTGTGTCACTATTCGTCACCGTAACACCATGGAACAAGAGCGTGTGCCTATCGCTTCTTTAAAAGAAAGAATTGCTCACGAAACAAGTGTAGAGCGTATCTTGGAAAAGATTTGATAACATAAAGACCAGAACAAGATTTGATCTTAAAACCAATCCTTTGAATACAAAAAAGCCCTGCAGATTTTCTGCAGGGCTTTTGTTTTACCATACTTTAAGTTGGATTTGCTCGTTGATTAGCCTGCTCCACTTTTCGGCAAACTTTAGCTCTCCATAAAGCTGACTATTAGTATCTCGGTTAAAAATCTCAAGTTTAACCACTTTTTCGCTTTTGCTCAATGGCACAAAACAGATTTCTAATCGATCGATGACCACATCATTTTCATTATTTTTCATTTCTGATACCCTTGTATCTATCAGCTTACATTCCTCTATCTCAATGAGGTCTATAAATACCCCTTTGGTTTCACCATTTATCTCTTTTTGAAAAAACACAAAACCTTTTTTATCATCAATGGCGATACCAGAATTGCCACTAAACTCATGATTTGTGATGCGGCCGCCATGCGATTCCGCAAGATCAACAAGTGATTGAAATTGCTGTTGTTCTTTTTTCTTTCGGTTTCTTACCAAAAGAATGAAAGGTACTATACAAATTACAGTACAAATAATGCCTACTATTATATTATCAAAGTCCATTTTTTTAAGTCTTTATATAGATTTTTAAGGCAACGCTATATGCGAAGCCCATAAATTAAATTTTCAAATTACCCTACGGCAACTTAGTGCTTAATAAAAAATGGATTACCAGAAATAATGGAAGGGGAATATAAAGTCTGCTTTTCTGTGCCGAATGAGCAGTTTTTTAGCAAAACTCAAGTACTGAGTATTTAAACTAACAAAAACCACCTCATGGGCTTTTCTTAAAATCCCTGACCCGTGAAAGTAGTTCTTTAAACTTGGGTTAGGATAATTTTGTGAAGGAGATACATTTCTAGAAATACTGACAAAACCAGAGAAAAGGTCTGTAGTAACAGACGAAATATGCTTGCCTTTTTCAGAATGCTCGGGAACTGAGGTAACATGAGAAGTACTGACACGACCTATTGCAAAACAATAAATAGTGACAAAAATTAAAACACCAAAATACCTTGCTGCCTTTTTCACGATGCAAAATTAGGTATAAGAAACAGCTTTGTATGCTAAAAAACTTGTTTTTTTATGTCGTACCAAAGTAATTTTCCAAATCTAAGCCCTTAGTGGTTTTGAAACTTGAAAAGCGAATCGAAATCTGATTTATTTAAGTATATTTGATTACGTTTATTATATAAAATCAACCCTCGAAAACATGAAAAACTTATCATTCCTTTTGTGCTTTTTACTTACTATTAATTATGCCTTCTCCCAAAAAAAAGAAAAAGGTTGGGTTTCTCTTTTTGACGGAAAGTCATTTGACGGTTGGCAACTGAATGAGGATCATCCAGAAGCATTTTCGATTGAAGATGGTACCATCAAAGTCAATGGCCCAAGATCTCATATGTTTTATGAAGGACCAGTAGGGAATCATGATTTTAA
This portion of the Spirosomataceae bacterium TFI 002 genome encodes:
- a CDS encoding glycyl-tRNA synthetase, which translates into the protein MSVTLQDIIGHAKEYGFVFPSSEIYDGLQAVYDYGQNGVELKNNLKNAWWKSMTQLHDNIVGIDAAIFMHPLTWKASGHVDGFNDPMIDNKDSKKRYRADQLLEGKAEEMTLAGNKAAGDALLAKMGQLLSAEDLEGVRNLIIEENIVCPVSKTANWTEVRQFNLMFSTQVGSVAEDSSQIYLRPETAQGIFVNFLNVQKSGRMKVPFGIAQIGKAFRNEIVARQFIFRMREFEQMEMQFFVRPGSEMEWYEKWKETRLKFHKAIGLPAEKLQFHDHDKLAHYANAAVDIEFQFPFGFREIEGIHSRTDFDLKSHQELSKKKQQYFDPEVNPETNKPYGNYIPYVVETSVGADRLFLAAFSNSFVKESGEKERIYLDLHPALAPFKAAILPLVKKDGLKEIAEDLANSLKSSFRTTYDDGGAIGKRYTRQDLIGTPYCIAVDYETKDDNCVTIRHRNTMEQERVPIASLKERIAHETSVERILEKI